In a single window of the Gossypium hirsutum isolate 1008001.06 chromosome D02, Gossypium_hirsutum_v2.1, whole genome shotgun sequence genome:
- the LOC107908097 gene encoding kinesin-like protein KIN-13A has product MQQSNAAAMAFYDHAGGGGSFNNAGPAGGDAGIDQRLIPNLLMQVNVLLIAKEQSSADASASSFIANEKEISTRENNVAKIKVVVRKRPLNKKEIYQKKDNIVTVDENVLTVHEPKLKVDLTAYVEKHEFCFDAVLDEHVTNDEVYRVTVEPIIPIIFQRTKATCFAYGQTGSGKTFTMQPLPLRAAQDLIRFLHQPVYHSQRFKLWLSYFEIYDGKLFDLLSDRK; this is encoded by the exons ATGCAGCAAAGCAATGCTGCTGCGATGGCGTTTTACGATCACGCTGGAGGCGGCGGGTCCTTCAACAATGCTGGTCCCGCCGGCGGAGATGCTG GCATCGACCAACGCCTCATTCCTAATCTACTCATGCAG gttaatgTACTTTTAATTGCAAAAGAGCAAAGTAGTGCAGATGCCTCTGCTTCGTCATTCATTGCCAATGAAAAAGAGATCAGTACAAGGGAAAATAATGTTGCTAAGATTAAAGTTGTG GTACGTAAAAGACCATTAAACAAGAAAGAAATTTATCAGAAGAAGGATAATATAGTAACTGTAGATGAGAATGTTTTAACAGTCCATGAACCCAAGCTAAAG GTGGACTTGACAGCATACGTAGAGAAGCATGAATTCTGTTTTGATGCTGTTCTGGATGAGCATGTTACTAATGATGAG GTTTATCGTGTTACTGTTGAGCCAATTATTCCCATAATTTTTCAGCGAACAAAAGCCACTTGTTTTGCATATGGGCAAACAG gtAGTGGTAAGACGTTCACAATGCAGCCATTACCTCTCAGAGCTGCACAAGACCTCATTAGATTCTTGCATCAGCCAGTTTATCACAGTCAGAGATTTAAATTGTGGCTTAGCTATTTTGAGATATATGATGGAAAACTCTTTGACCTTTTGAGTGATAGAAAGtaa